A genome region from Streptomyces xanthophaeus includes the following:
- a CDS encoding alpha/beta fold hydrolase, producing MTTPWTLADLEAAIRAGWSAETCEPSDITKIPWTPENPGWGHCDITALVVQDLVGGDLMLGEVFHDGRQEGYHWWNLLPGGIRIDLTREQFRRGETVTPGRVVKRPGGRLRRRWEEYQLLRQRVIDKLGPLPGVMVTQDGRRLAYTDFGGPGAPLLALHGHFAEGAGAFERLAGELGPAWRVIALDQRGHGRSDRAAEYTRDGYVADAAALLEQLGLGPAVVLGHSLGGVNAYQLAARRPDLVRAVVVEDIGAVVDGDLAFAREWPRRAATRAGFLAGVGSAAPYLEGSLQEYPDGWGTAFEVEDMVESQRGLNGDHWGDWLGVRKPTLLVRGDRSGVLSAEHAREMTVRRAGVRLVELPAGHAVRVGDPEGYFAAVRGFLARV from the coding sequence ATGACGACTCCATGGACTCTCGCGGACCTCGAGGCGGCCATCCGGGCGGGATGGTCGGCGGAGACCTGCGAGCCCTCCGACATCACGAAGATCCCCTGGACTCCGGAGAATCCGGGCTGGGGGCACTGTGACATCACCGCCCTCGTCGTGCAGGACCTGGTGGGCGGGGACCTGATGCTGGGCGAGGTGTTCCACGACGGCCGGCAGGAGGGCTACCACTGGTGGAACCTGCTGCCCGGGGGTATCCGGATCGATCTGACGCGGGAGCAGTTCCGGCGGGGGGAGACGGTCACGCCGGGGCGGGTCGTGAAGCGGCCGGGCGGGCGGTTGCGCAGGCGGTGGGAGGAGTACCAGCTGCTGCGGCAGCGGGTCATCGACAAGCTGGGGCCGTTGCCGGGGGTGATGGTGACGCAGGACGGGCGGCGGCTCGCCTATACGGACTTCGGGGGGCCGGGGGCGCCGCTGCTGGCGCTGCACGGGCACTTCGCGGAGGGGGCGGGGGCTTTCGAGCGCCTGGCCGGGGAGCTGGGTCCGGCGTGGCGGGTGATCGCCCTGGACCAGCGGGGGCACGGGAGGTCGGACCGGGCGGCGGAGTACACGCGGGACGGGTACGTGGCGGATGCGGCGGCCCTGCTGGAGCAGCTGGGACTGGGGCCGGCGGTGGTGCTGGGGCATTCGCTGGGCGGGGTCAACGCGTACCAGCTCGCGGCGCGGCGGCCGGATCTGGTGCGGGCCGTGGTGGTCGAGGACATCGGGGCGGTGGTCGACGGCGACCTGGCGTTCGCGCGGGAGTGGCCGAGACGGGCCGCGACCCGGGCCGGGTTCCTGGCGGGGGTGGGGAGTGCGGCGCCGTACCTGGAGGGGTCTCTGCAGGAGTATCCGGACGGGTGGGGGACCGCGTTCGAGGTGGAGGACATGGTGGAGTCCCAGCGGGGGCTGAACGGGGACCACTGGGGGGACTGGCTGGGGGTGCGGAAGCCGACGCTGCTGGTGCGGGGGGATCGGAGCGGGGTGCTGTCGGCGGAGCATGCGCGGGAGATGACGGTGCGGAGGGCGGGGGTGCGGTTGGTGGAGTTGCCGGCGGGGCATGCGGTGCGGGTCGGGGACCCGGAGGGGTACTTCGCCGCTGTGCGGGGGTTTTTGGCGCGGGTGTGA